A window of Hordeum vulgare subsp. vulgare chromosome 5H, MorexV3_pseudomolecules_assembly, whole genome shotgun sequence genomic DNA:
AGACTTTATAAAAGCTAAGGATAATTCCCTTCGTTCTAAAATATAATGcgtattatttttttcaaaaatcaaaCATGTACATGTTTGATCAAGCTTTTAGAAAAAATAATCCATCTCAAAacgtattttcatattttatttattttgtattgtagatgttgatattttaTTCTATAATTTTGGTCAAACATATGGAAGTTTGACTTAGATGAAACGAATACGCCTTATATTCTAGAATGAATGGAGTAAAAGCTAGTTGTAAGGTGCATCGTACATCATCTTTAATCAACACGTCGATGGTTCTAAATTCTACATGCAAAACCAagttgttttatttaaaaaaggTTAGATTTTTTATTATCAAATATATAAACTATTTAGTCAACTCATGATGCATAAACTGCTTCTTCGAGCTTGTTCTCGGATGTTCATGTAGGTATAAGGTTTATTGTGTTTATCCTAGACTTGATTGCTTTAATTTTGCCTAACTGTTTGGAAGATTGGTCCATAATTTTGGGCTAATCCTAACATAACTCTGAACTATAACATGTGTGGACTAGTGATCTGAATTAAATCAATTGCTAAGATGCCTTCCTTAAAGAGGGGAGAAAGTAAGAAACTCTAATCTTTCTTGGTCTAAGCAGAGAGCATTGGTTGTTGTGTGAgaaccctccccccccccccccccccgagagagagagagagaaccaagAGAGGAGAGATGAAGAGAAGTTGATCTTCATCAAGCCCGTTCCTTGAAGGCTCAAATGTTGTTGCATTGACTCCAAACCTGATGAGTTTGTTCCATGGTAGGTCTGATATTAGTTTAGGATTTTTGTTTGTTGAGGAATCAAAGTTACACAATCTTGGGACATTGTCCTTGAGAGATAGAATGTTGGACTGAGATGCATTTTTATAACATGTTGAGGACTCAGCATACTACAAGTACGCTAAGTTGCACAATGTTTGTCTGTCTTGTTTAAAAATAATATCTGACAGCTAAACATAATAGACTGTAGTATCTTGGTTTAGCATGTTTTTAGTTATCACTTGTTTTCTCTTTATTAGGAGTGATTGTTGGTATTGGTAAATTGTAAcgtgtgttgtttttgttgtgatcCTCTAGACGTGCAAGAAGATTCTATTGTTGCATTTCACTAAAAGTAGAAGTTGGAGTGGATTGGTTGGTGTTTTTACTTCTCACGTCGAGAAGTTTTTCATGTAAATCATTATGTCACAAGTTGAGGGGGATTGTGATGTCATATATTCAGTTCTCATGATAGGGGATTAGAACAAAGAAAGAATAAAAAATATCTTCGGCAAGACAATACACTTGGGTTCTTGATTCACCAATGTCAACAAATCGAGTTTTATATGGGTATAATATCTATTTGTGAATTGATATTTTAATTCATGAATTCAATTATTATGATTTGCAAACTCAAATTTGTTGACCAATATATGCTCCGAAATTCATTATAGACCATTTAATTCCAACATAATAattgattcaaaataatagttgttCGGGTCGCACGATGTTGTTGCTACACTTTTTGAGATTGGAGGGTTGTGACCATGTGGCGTGACATTGTGTGGAAACTAATGTGGTGGTCATTGTTCTTTGTTTGGTAATTTCTCCATATGGGTTTATTAGCCCTCTTGTATTTTGGATAAACTTTGACTTTAGAGTCGTATGGCAAGATATAAGTTATATGTCACAAAATATATATTGTTGGATTCGGTGGTGCTTTTTTGTTATATACAAAACATATTTATACTAGTCGTGATAAAAGTTTGACCCAAAGTATGAGAGGGGATAATAAACTCGGATGGAGGAAGTAGAAGTGAATTGGAACAACCATTGTTTTGTGTAGCAGTTTATTTCATCAGGAAGCAATCGACGTTCAAGTTTTTTGTTCACATTTTACCTATACACATGTACTATCCTCCAAATCTGCAAACCAGTAAACCTCCACGAGAAAACACCTTATATTTCGCCTCGTTGTTTGCTCATTGGAAACCCTAGTGTTTGGTCTTGAACTCTAGGTCTAATGTCCGAAATCTGTGGTTTGCTCTCTATACACCTTAGAGATTAACCCTAGAACTTAAGGCTTTGGTAAtcccccatttttctccaccaaaCCTATTACTCTTGTAGCTAGACGTACTCCTAAGCGGTAGGAGTCCATTATGGGAACTTTCAAGTTGTGGAAACACCCTCGGAAGTGTTTGTGAAGGTTTTATGGTCACCTTAAGTTGTTGGCCCCACAAGTACAGAGATTTGCACCCCCATCCCCAActaagaaccaagatatcaatccatatAGGTAACAATCTGGGCTCAGTCAAGCAACACTACATAACAAATGAAGAACCAACTTGTGCACTCAGTGGTTCTAGTGAGGTTGTCAATCTCACTAGCTTTGGTGGTTGCACCAAGTTATGAGCGTATAATGTGTATGGAAGTTTTTCTTGGATCAAATAATAACTAAcactaaaagtgtgtataaaaggaTATGTAGAATTTTCTTATCGGGGAAATTGGGTCAGGTTTCATAGGTtcgctagtggcatctctcaaaaCAACAGTGACATGTAAATATAAGCATAGGTATATGTTACAAGTAAtcaaaaattcataaaaaaatcatAGAATGTGGAGATCATGCTAAATAAGCATGCCACATACAACTCTTAGAGACTAACAAACGTCCCATATAATAGCTAATACTCCACCCGAGGTGCGTGTAACTATTGTGAATTCACCACAATCATACAATATTTTTTATCCCCAGTGAGGTAAATTTGTCTAAGCTTTTCCTCTCTTACTATCACTGAATATACTTCATAAATAGGGATCTAGTCCATCTAATGGCACCACTCCATCTACCGATCTTTTATCTAAATTGGTTAAATCTTACACGAATGAATGAATATACAATTCAGAtaacataaataatctgatcataaagtaATTAATCATCACATATCAACAAGATTCACCGGAAGAATTACCTCATATCACAATTATGTGAGGTGGCTCATGGGATCACTATATTGAGGCATCTGAGAGAAGATGCTACACATAGCTATTGCTATGAACATGTTTGTTGAGGTGATGTGTTAGAAATATGTGCTAGAGGTAATCGTAGTGATGATTAAAATTTGTTGTAACCATGAATTCTTAAATGTCTCATGAATAATAccaattgtattgattggcaaGTATGGGGCTTATTTGTGTAACTCAATGCTTGAATGATCATTCCAAAGCAGCCCTTCACCGGAATCCATGTGAGGACACATGAATATTACATTTGCACAAATATTGGTTGATGAccatgtttcacatctcatgcacaTAGAAATGTCAAAGCAATAATGCGAAACAAGTTAGGAAAATGGGTCGGATAGAACCAACTTGAGACATAGCGAGAATGCTTTAGTTGTCTCATACAATGTGTACTACGTGAGATGTGTAGTGACTTACTTAGAGGTTACCAAACGCTACTCCATAATTATGTAGTCATAAATGTTGGTTTCTTCTTTGTCATGAAGCGTGCTTTGAAACGTGATCAATAAATATATGATTTTCCCATCTTTATACTTAGCGAGAGAGGGGGCTTCAAGTGATCGGATCCATAAATGCATGGACATGCTACttttttgacaaactggagctcTCAAAGAGGTCTATTTTTATTATCCATCATCCTAAAAATGTACAAAGAGGATGTTTCCCAAAGGAGAGTCGATGGCTTCATAAGCCAACCCGACATTGCATCGCGAAGTTTTGCTGCTGAGATAAGACTATCCACAATGggagtaacatagagtagtaacataCATATGTTATTAGTCCAAGTTACTATCTTTAGAATGGATAGTAACATAGGGGTAGATCATTGAGCCTTTCATTTATTAGCTTATAGACTCATCTTGCCTTGATATGCGTTATGTTACTCATAGGTAGTAACAtgctaagttactcaatttctctCTCTTCTTATTAATTAGTTGTCACATTATATTTTTTGTTTAGGTGGCATCTACGatactacctatgttactcccatTGTGGGTAGTCTAAGAGTAGCTAGTAGAAAATCTACACAAGAATGCCCTTTTGGCAAGAGAATGTGATAAAAGGTTTTGAGCCCTAGGAATTTGTGCAACCGTGGAAGAGACGGGAAAAGAAGTAAAGTCAAAGAAGTCGGCAAGAATGGGTATGATCCACCAATGTCCTGGATTATCAAGTAGGTTTTGCAATTTGTATAGAAGGAAATAGCTCTGCAACCCAAAGCACTGAGTGTAGAAGTCGTTAGGAGTAAACCCATTGCTTCAGGCTGCAAAACCTAAACCACATTTGAGGCCACCCCCTGAATGAATATAGTGTTGCAGAGATCGATTTTGAGAAACACCCGAAAAGATGGCCACATTCACCACAGAAGGATTACGAGTCGCATCCATATAAGCCAAGAAACCTGTAGGTTGCAAAGATAGATTTCTACATGCAGAAATATTAGTAGTAGGCTTTGTAAGGGTCCTGCATTTTTAGTAATCATACGAGCTACTTAATTAAGGTTAAAGAGTTAACATAGTAAATAATTTTGGGTCATGTAATCGAGAAAGTGTAGTCGAGCTTGAGCTTAACCAATATCATGAGGCAAAAGGAATGATATGCATGCAATGTTGTGTATGCTTGTCCGATATGATCTTTATGTATGTTTGAAAGATGACACATCCGATTAGGGGCTGCTACTAACTAGTGACCGAGTAGGAGTGATCATGATATCTCCAACATGTAAGAAGAGGGTCACACACTTAAATGATTGATGTCAAAATAGATGCAATCTGAAGGATGTACAAGAAGCGGGCTAATTTGGCCGTCATTCCATTAGGGAAAAGACTGGAGGGGATGAATCAAAGCCTAAAGGGGTCATCGCAGTGGAGGGTTTCAGCAGCCCTAGGGCACCTCCACCTCTCACATGTTGTTGCTAGCACATGGCCGCCCAATTCActtatatcatgtacatgtggagGGATTGTGGTCGCAACGTTGTGGCGAACCGTTTCCAAGATCTCTCAAGGAAGAGACAATAGACGCGCTTCGCCAACTCCACTTCGGCACACAAGGTTGCGCGCCTGGTGGTATACTTGAAGTTGTGATCTCTAACTACATCATGTTCCTCGGTGTTCATGGTGAAAAAAATGGTTTTGCACtaatgtactcccttcgttcctaaatataagtctttttagagattccactataaactatatacgaacatatataaacatactttagagtgcagattcactcattttgttcgtaTGTACTCAGTAgtagaatctttaaaaagacttgtatttataAACGAAGGGAGTAGCCTACATGGTTCCCTACATAATGTCCATAGTCCACTTGGTGGACCACTTAGGGCATCTAGGACCACACATAGCAAAACGACCCCTCAAACAGATAGGGCACGCCTTAAATAAACAGAACTGCATCCGGACATCTCATTATAAATTCTTAAATTCATGCAAAACCATGCAAACGAAAAAACCTACATACTATATAGAAACCTAACTACTACTCCTCGTCAGAGATTTCCACGATCTCCGTGCCCTTCGACGGATACATGTGCGGCAGCCGCAACTCCGCCCCCTCCTACACCTCCGTTTGCTCCGTTGCAGCGTCCTCCGCCACTATATTCGTGTCAAGCTTGTCGAAGAGGGTGTCGTCCTCCACCTGCCTCTGCCGGATGAGTTTGAAGTTGGCCGACACCTTGACCTCATCCGATGGCCTACTGCTCCGTCATCTCCTCGGCTTGGGCAATGGCGAAGTCCGCATCCGCCTCCATCATGTTCAAGCCTGGAGCAGGCtggtccttctcgtcctcctcagcCTTGTCCTTCTTCATCGGCTCCGACGGCTCCTCCTTCggcttctccgcctcctcctctttctctagCTCCGACGAGTCCGGTGGTAGACCCGTAGCGATGCAGGCGGCACGTCGAGCCTAGATCTCCGCCTCGACTGCATCCGACGCTCCGGCATCAGCATAACATATGTGGTGATCGTACAACAGACCATACTAACGGTGGAGAGCATGGGAGAGGAGGCGAACATGCTTGAGTGGCGAGGGAGGATGTGGATGTGCTAGGGCTGGGGGGACGCCGACCAGCTTAAATAGCCGGCTATGACCTCGGACGACAAGCCGAAACGTCATCACACGACGTTCACACCACGACGACGGTCAATGCGTCCGTCGAACCGTCAGATTTCCGGGCAAGTCTGTGTGAGACCCCATCGCCAGGCCGCGTTTAAGAGAGGTGTCGGTCAGCCTAGACGTTTAAGCCACGTTTGAGGGGTCAATGTAGATGAAAAGACGACGATTCCCCTCTTCCATGGAGTACCAAAAGAAGGCTAAAGATTGAAGTTTGCTTTCGATCGCCAAAATTGCATACGTTGAAAAAATTGCATAATAATttgtaaaatatttttttagatcCAAGGTGAGgcgatgcctgtgggccccacgtaCCCTAGGTCCCGAAACCAAGAACACATGTTGATTAATTTTCAGCTTAATTTTTTAGACTAGACATCAAGTAAGCATTACACATGTGCTTTCACCACATCAAGTAAGCATTACACATGTGCTTACACCAAACATGTGCTGACTTTTCATTTGCCTAGGAGGGGCAAGGCCCCTAGGATTGGCGGTCGAACAAGGACGCGATAACAACAGGCCACCACCCAAACACAATCCTGCGTTATGTTGTGCAGGGGTCGAAGCTCTTGTAGAAAACTGAACAtgactactcccttcgttcctaaatactataagtctttgtagagatagtggactacatacggagtgtatatagacatactttagagtatagattcaatcattttgctccgtatgtagacctttagtgaaatcgcttaaaagacttatatttagaaacggaggaagtacatggATGGTATACATGGAAGGTTGGAAGTGATCTCTCTATGACTCAATCACCGATTAGTTAATTAATGATCGATCTAAGCTTAATTTCCTTGATGAATTGATGATAACACGAACTTGGAACTACTAGTATTTGATGCGTTCAACAGATCTCGCCGCAAAAACCAAATCTAGATAAAGTGGCATACTATATAGCAACAGGATCAACGACAGAACCGATTTGACGATCCAAGCTACAACCGATCACCTCTCCACCAACCACACCAACGAAGAATCATCAAGAAGAAAAAAACCTACACCGGAGTTCACCAACCCGAGTTCGATGCTGGATAGGAACAAGGACACGTACAGATAATCACCCACCCACCGATCGGAAACGAGCGCGTCGGGGTGGTCGACGTCTAGTCGAAGCCAACGCCCCTCGCCGCCGCTGTCCACGCGCCCTGCGCGGCGGCAGGCCTCGTCGAGCTCCCGCCACGCGCTGCCGCGGCCGCCCTCGCGCAGTTCTCCATGGAAGTGGACGCGGTGCCCGTGGGGGTGGCGCCGCCGCCGCATTGGCCGTTGCCGTTGGCGCGGGACTGCGCGGCGGCCGTGGCGGCGGCGAGCGCGTCGTAGGCGTCGTCCTTGACGATGACGATCTCCTCCAGCTGGATCCGCAGGTACTCCTCGCCCCCCTCCTCGGCGGCGGAAGCGGGCTTCGCAGCAGGAGCGGCGCGGCGGCCGGCGACCATAGCGGCGAACCTCTCCATGCTAAAACTGAAATCAACTTGCCAGAATCCCTATGCCAATGGAATTGGAGGATGCGGAGATATTTCTTGAGGGGATGGATCTTCCTTGTTTGCTTGGCGAAGAAGTGGTTGCTCCGCGGCCGCCCCGATGCGTGACTGGTAGATATAGAGGAGAGGGGAAcgtgggctcgtgtcggcgccgGACGAGTAATCGGGCGCCACGTACGCAATAACACGACGTCTTGTAGGGCTTTACGGCCTACGGCAAAAATAACGACCCGGCAACTCTAGCGCTGCTTGGCCGGCCCAATAAGTGCAATAAGTGCTAGagagtttttttgttttgttttgtgtttcCTCGTTTTGTTCTTTCTTCATGCGGAATAATGCTTCTGTTCGGCTAGAAAGAAAGTATCTCTATCGTCTTGATCCCTAAGGTCAGAGAACCCAAGGGGAATAAAGGATCTGAGGCCAATTATCATATGCAACGTTGTGGCAGAGATAGGGAGGTGCCAACCATGGCACTGATGCAACGTGTTATacgtactcccttcgtcccaaaataagtgtcttaagcttaatacaattttatactagagctagtataaagttaagacagttattttgggacggagggagtataagttatTAAATTAATGTGAAACGTGCATGTGAACATAGTAAAGCTGGTACTTTCGGAGGTTATTTCAAAGAACCAAAGTGCTTTTGTGCTGAGACGTTTCATTACAAGCAATGTATTGATGGCCTATCAGATGCCACATTTCCTTTTGAATACAACAAGCGAACGGGTACAACTTGCACTGATCAAAGCAAACATTGGCAAGGCTTACGACTACGTCAAGTGTGATATTTTGAAGGAGGTAGTGAGTAAAATGGGTTTTTGTTAGGTCTAGGTTATAATGAGGTGTATCACTAACATGAGGTTTAGTGAAGGCTACACTAAGCAAATTAGTCCTTTTCGTGGTTTGCATCAAGGAGACCTCCTCTAGCCATATTTCTTTGTCATCTATGTGGATGTCTCTTAGTGCTTATTCACGAAGCACAGAGAAGACAAAGCTGAAGTGGTGCTAAAATTTGCGAGGAGATACCAAGCATTACCCACCTACTTTTAGTGGGTGCTCCAGTGTTGCTTAGGAGGAATCGGAGTTGAGGAGGATATTGGCGTTGTACTACGAGTCCTCTGAACAATGTATCAATGTGAATAAGTTTGTGGCCATGCTCTATGCCAATGCGCCTTAGGTAGTTAGAGAGGAGGTGAAGGTTGAACTGGGCATTGGTAGCAAGGCATGGAATGAAAGCTACATGGGTTGCGAGTGTATGTTGGAAGGTTGACTAAGAGGAATTTTGCATATCTTAACCAAGAAATTTGGCAATAGATAAAACGATGGAAGAATATGATGTTATCTAAGGCGGGGAAATGAGGTTCTTCTAAATGCGGTGGTGTaggccatacctacctatgtggtgTATCGCCTTTATCTTACAAAAAGCTTTGCGGTAAGTTGAACtcggtgattggttttgggtggaCCCTggaagataaaaacaaaaaaattcactaGATTGATTGGTGTATGCTTGTTAAAACAAAAATGAGATTGGGGCTTGGGCTTTGACAACTTGCACATCTTCAACTTCGCAATACTCTCATAGAACCGTAGGGGTAGTGCAATAACCTAACGACCTAAGGACGTGCATGAAGTACTACCCAAGCCTCAGCCAAGGCCTAACATGTCTTATACTTGGAGGAGCTTACTTCATGGGACTGATCTATTGCTAAGCATGGATATATTTGGCACACTATACATGGAACCCGAGTGAAGATATCAGATGACCCATGGACACCATGGATTTAGTATAGGGAAGTGACTACATCTAGAAAAGCTACTATACTAGCTAAAGCCTCTGAGCTTATGCGTCCGATTATGGGGTTGTGGGATGAGGTCATGGTAACAGGCATATCATCGAAGAGGATGCAATAATGATTATTAGAATGCCTCTTGGCATGGGGCTTTAGCGCCACCTTACTGAACAACTATGCCACCTCGGCTAGACCGGAGACTTCGtcatctcttcatcaacctgcTCCGGGGACTTCGGTGTCACGAGCCGACCAACTTCATCACCTCGGCTGGATTGAGGGCTTCGCCTCGCCACATCGGTCGTGCCGCATCGCTACTTCATCAAGCCGAGATCTTCGCTCGGGCACCTCGGCGCTTAGGCTATATTTTTCTAAGTATTTACTTCACTTAAGTTCATTAAGTAgaatatttttattattatttgataATACTCTTGGCTTGCACTATTTGATGTGCACAGGTGGTCTTCTCCGATCATGTTAGACAGTCACCTCGGAGCGCCGACTTCCTCGTCATGCCTACGTCAACCGAATTCCATCGTCGACATGGTCGACTGACGTGGGGGCCTCGCCATTACATTGGTGAACTACTCTGTGTCCTCGATTGGACCATGGGTTTCGCCTCGGCCCTTCCAAAGTGTTGTGTTGTCACTTCATCAAGTCGAGCTCTTCATCGGCTACCTCATGACATGCTTGGGGGCTGGGACCCTTTCCCTCCATAGCTCGACCTACGTAACACCGAACACATTAACCAATTAAGTCggtttcatgctcaaccttttttCAAATTTTAACTTTTATGCGGTTCAGCCaagcattatatttgtgttaaacAAAAAACTTGTTTGATAAAAACTTAGCTTGTTCAAAGCATTGTTTATTAAAAATACTTCCTTTACCTACGTTAACTAGGGGCTCTTAAATTTATATGAGCCGTTTGTTTTCTTCTTGGTCGTTGCAAAGTCCTTTTTTAGTACTCCTTTTTCCGACACTAGTGTGTTGTCAATAGCTCGATAGCCTGGTTTCTTTCTAAAGCCACTCGAGTTTTGTTCGCTAAATAGGCCTCGGAGAAACATTGTGCCTTCGggatatggaggttgaagccAAAGGCTGACCCGCTTGAAGTATGGAGATCGGATCTATCAAGTTAAAGCACGACTAAAGCATATTAATTTTCAAGATCAATTTTGGATTGGTATAAAAAAATTGATTTAATTAAGACGTCAAGTCCGAACATCTTTTTGTTTTTAGGGCTTATGAAACTTTTAACCTCTTGAATGTTTTTAGGAGAGGGGCATCCTCTTCACCGAGGTGCCCTACGTAATAATTCAGCTGGGGAAATATTTACCGACCGTAGTTCGACATCTTCCGTGCCTACGTGCACCTCGGTTTCTCAgatattgctttatatgcatAAGTTTTGAATTGTGTCTTCGGTTAATAGTTGGGTTGCTCGGCTCCTGTGATTGCCTCCTACATTCCGCTTTGTTCAGCTAGGTGTGCAAAGGAGAACCATTGCGATTGTACTTCCGATTTGAGTGGTCAAGTACctgagtggagaaagccgaaaaactGACTGTCACAATGAGCGCAAGCTGGTCAGCAACCCAGTGACTCTGTCAAACTATCGACCGATAGAGGTTACCCAGTGGGCCTTACATAAAATTGGTCAAAGTGTTAATGGCTTGACCTCGGCTGACGCCGAACACTAACCAGGGGCTAGTAACTTGCCTCCCCACTTAAAAGCTCCTATGACTAAGTGAAAGTTATAAAGCCTAAAGATCTGATTGTTTCGTTTCCACTAAACACAACCGCCTTCGGGCACCGAGACGTCGGCTAAGGGTTGTCTTGTTAGTACGGAAACACCCTGCGTAGTATCTACAAAGGGGTGGAAGCCGACAATGGGCCACTTTCAGATTATAAACAGTCGCAATGGAGTCAAAATAGCATATAGCATAAAAGCATCTGTATTCAATATGCGTGTGTTGCCTTCCATAATCATTGTTACAAAGCTATAAATATCcatcaatttgacttaagattttgTCCAAGATGGGTTGCCTGGCTCGTGTGCTTACCCCCTTACATTCCTAATTGTTCGGCTatggggtaaagggagcacctctatgATTGTTACTTTCGGGTCATACGGGTTAGTACCTCAGACtgggtgaagccgaaagctaaCCATCTTAAGAATATAATTGGTCGGCAACGACGGAAGTGAAAATTTCAGTTCATTAAAGACCACAGAGTTTGGGAACATTCCCTGAACTAAATCCTCAATATTTTCCTCCCGCATTGATCGGAGTTGAGGTTTCACGATCATGGTTAAACATGATATCATGGGAAAATGAATTATTTTCCCAGAAGATATTTTTTACGTTAAATAAGTGATCTCTCCGTGTACCATTGTCTATAAAATCACATGTCCGAATTGCCTTGTTTGCCATGAATCTTTGCCCTTTAAAGGCTTTATAAAGTAGGACAAACACTCCTCGGTTACTCGCCGAGGAGGTTGAAGCCGAGGAGGTTGATAcaatgaatcttgctaagttattattgttgctgctattgttacaatcactacaaagctGTTGTTCTTACCGTTACTACTACTATTTTGCTGTGCTACTAAAATCTTTGTTGTAGAGAGatattccaggtgtggttgaattgacaactcagtttcTAAGACCAACAAATATTCTTTGGCACCCCTTgcgtcgaatcaataaatcagaGTGTAATACTACatgcgaaaactgttgcgatcccctatacttgtgggttatcaagacaattttctcgcaccgttgcgggggagcatagctctatttgtTGTGTTCACTTGATGATATCCAATT
This region includes:
- the LOC123395546 gene encoding uncharacterized protein LOC123395546, which encodes MERFAAMVAGRRAAPAAKPASAAEEGGEEYLRIQLEEIVIVKDDAYDALAAATAAAQSRANGNGQCGGGATPTGTASTSMENCARAAAAARGGSSTRPAAAQGAWTAAARGVGFD